GTCGGCGATCGCTGTGTAAGGTTGTTGCAAAGCTTGCCTACTACCCTGGATCAAATTGTTGGGGTTAAATAGTTGTCCTTGCGGATCGAAACCAATCACCCGTACCAAATTGATATCGCTGCTGGAATGTCGCCAAACAGCACTCTTAAAAATCAGTGCTTCAGCGCGTGCTACTCCTGCTATCTCCTGAGCTTGGTCTAATGTTGTTGCTGGTAGCGGCAAGCTGAGTTCTGGCTGGACTAATGTATCAGAAGTTACCCAAATATCAGCATTGGCATTATATATTAACTGTGCCGCCGATCGCGTAAATCCATTGAAGATCCCTGTTTGAATAGTTACCAGGCTCACGGCGAACATAATTCCTGCTTGCGCTACCAAAAAGCGAGGAATATCTTCCAGCAGGTTTTTACGAGCGAGTGAAACCATAAGACAAGAGCGTGTATAGGAATATCTTACCGAGCAACAACTTTTGTTTTTCTGACAGTAGACAGTTTGTTATTTGTCATTTGGAATTGGTAATTGGTAATTGGTAGTTGATAGTTGACGGTTAATGGTTGCTGGTCACTGGTCACTGGTCACTAGTCACTGATAACTGATAACTGCTCCCTAGACTTGAAACCATGCAGTTAAGGCTACTGCTAAAGCATCAGCAGCGTCGTCTGGCTGAGGGATGTAGTCTAGATTTAATTCGCGGGCTACTGCGAGTTGGACATCGCGTTTATCGGCATTGCCCCACCCCGTCAGCGCTTGCTTAATTTGGGCGGGAGTAAACTCGATGTAGGGGATGTTGTGCTGGGCTAGGACAAGCATTAAAACTCCCCGTGCTTGAGCTACGGAAATAGTACTAGCCATGCGGTAAAAGAACAGCTTTTCAATTGCTACTAAGTCCGGTTGCCATTCTTGAAGTATGGTATGTAAATCTTCATAAATCGTACAAAGTCGGCTGCCGATCTCGTTTTTAGCAGCAGTTTGAATTATGCCAAAGTCTAGCAACTTGACCGAAGTGGCGATCGCTTGGGTCGGAATTGGGGCAGACTTTAATGAAGTTGCTGTTGCGATCGGATCTCCTACTGGCGTACAAATAGCACCGAAGCCTAAAATTGCTAGCCCGGGATCTAATCCCAGAATCCGTTTTTCTAGGCGTTTTTCCAGCCGTTGTTCGATTTGTTGTTTCGATCCCACTGAACCCTTTTACCTCGTTCCCATGTCTAGATTGCTATCATTGTTCCGCAAGTTCTCTTTTGCAAGTTCTCTAAAGTGACTTAGTTTCTAGTTGGTCGATCGTCTGATATACATTGTCATATCCACCTGCATCAGATTCACCTGCGTTATGTCCACCTGCCACGTATCCAGTTATGCCTTTTAATACTCCTAAACGAATTCTCAAGTATTTTCGGCAGGACTCCCGCGCTGTCACTCCCTATCGTGTCAACCAATGGTTTAAGTGGTTATCTCCTGGTTTATCAATCAAGCGCTGGTTATTAATTAGTGCTAGTGGAGTGTGTTTTGTTGGTTTAGGTTTGGCAATCTGGATTAAACTAACACCAATTTTTTATGCAATTCAATTAGTTGAAGGGTTTCTCAATAAAGTTACAACTATTTTACCTAGCTATATTAGCGGTCCTTTAGTTTTGTTATTGGGCTTTTTGTTAATTCTCTGGGGGCAATCTCGAACCGTAGGTTCAATTACTGAGGTATTCCGCACGGATGGCGATGAAGAACTGATCGATTTACTGTTGAACTATCGCCGCTTAAACCGAGGACCAAAAATTGTGGTTGTGGGTGGTGGTACGGGACTATCAACGCTATTACGGGGATTGAAAACATACAGTGCTAACATTACTGCTGTTGTCACCGTAGCGGACGATGGCGGTTCCTCTGGAAGGTTGCGTCGCGAAATCGGCGTTTTACCCCCAGGGGATATTCGTAGTTGCCTAGCAGCGCTAGCATCAGAAGAAAAATTATTGACAGAACTATTTCAGTATCGCTTCAAAGCTGGAGATGGATTAGTCGGACACAGTTTTGGCAATTTATTTTTGACCGCTATGAGCGATATTACTGGAGATTTGGAACAGGCGATCGCGGCAAGTTCCAAGGTTCTTGCTGTCAGAGGTCAAGTGTTGCCAGCAACTCTCAGCGATATGCGTTTGTGGGCAGAATTAGCGGACGGTCGCCGGATAGAAGGGGAGTCTAATATCACTCATGCTAAGGGTAGTATTATCAGACTCGGTTGCACTCCTACCAATCCCCCAGCACTACCCAAAGCCTTGCAAGCGATCGAGGAAGCAGACTTTATTGTTATTGGTCCTGGCAGTCTTTACACTAGTATCATTCCTAATTTGTTAGTACCAGAAATCGCCGCCGCGATCGCCAAACGGTGTCAAAAAGGCAATCCTCCGATTCCCTGTATCTACGTCTGCAATATCATGACTCAACCAGGTGAAACTCAAGGTTATTCTGTTGCAGATCACATTCGCGCGATCGATCGCGCTTGCGGGCGACATTTATTTAGTGCTGTACTCGTACAAAAGCAATCTCCTTCAGAAACTAGCTTAATCCGCTACGCTCAAGAAAATTCTCATCCTGTCTTTCTCGATCGCGAAGAAGTAGCACAGTTAAAGCGACGAATTATCCTTGCTAACGTGATGGATGAAGACGAACAAGGTTTAGTACGTCACAACCCGCAACGCTTGGCAGGAGTCCTATTTCGCTGGTACAGTCGGGCGAGTAAGATGAGAGGATGAGGTTAAAAGTCAAAAGTTAAAAGTCAAAAGTCAAAAGTCAGGAGTCAGGAGACAGAAGTTATGACTAACCAGTAGTAACTGATAACTGATAACTACTCATTCAAATCATGAGAGAGACAATTGTACTTTCGTTAACAAATGCAGCAGCAACGCGATCGCTTGGTGTTAATTTAGGGCGCTGTTTGCCTGCTGGTAGTACGATTTTGTTAGAAGGCGATCTAGGTAGTGGGAAAACGACTTTGGTACAGGGGATTGGTGCGGGTTTGGGGATTCACGAGCCAATCCAGAGTCCTACTTTTACGTTAATTAGCGAGTATTTAGAAGGTCGAATACCTTTATATCATTTCGATTTGTATCGTTTAGAACCAACAGAAATTACAGAATTACAACCAGAAATTTATTGGGAAGGAATAGAGTTTGCCCCTGGAATTGTGGCAATTGAATGGGCAGAAAAGTTAGATTACAAGCCGTTAGATTATCTCCTGATTCGACTGATGCATCGAGGCGATCGCGATCGCATAGTTGAACTTACCTGTATTGGAAACTTTCAATTAGATTATGCCTTTATTACCTGAATTAATCGCCGTAGCCGTTTTACAATTTCTAGTGATTATTGCACCTGGAGCAGATTTTGTGGTGATTTGTCGTAATAGTTTAGTTTATTCGCGGCGAACGGGAATTTATTCTGCTCTCGGTTTAACTTTGGGAATTTTGGTTCATGCTAGTTATTCTTTAATTGGGATTGGTTTTATTATCTCGCGATCGATTGTTTTATTTGCTTTGATTAAGTATTTAGGTGCTGCTTATCTAATTTACCTTGGTTATAAATCATTAATAGCGAAACCACAACGGCAACTAGATCGGCAGTCTAGACGCTCGCAGACTAGTCAAGATCTTAGTAAGCTAGCAGCCGTTAGAATGGGGTTTGTTAACAATATTCTCAATCCTAAAGTGACTTTATTTTTTTTAAGTTTATTTACTCAAGTTATCAACCCGCTTACACCTATACCCGTTCAAATTTGGTACGGCTTGCAAATGGGAATAATGACTTTTACTTGGTATACATTAGTAGCGCTCGTCATGTCTCACCCCATACTTAAAGAAAAATTACTTTCAGTTACCCATTATTTAGAAAAGGCAATGGGAGCAGTTTTAATTGCTTTAGGAATCAGGGTTGCATTATCGGGAGTAGAGAAATAAATTATCGCCGCGCCGACTGTTCGACTGGATTGCGATCGCAAATTTCATAACGTCCTTTACCAGTAGTTTTTGCCCGATACATAGTGAGGTCAGCCTTGTGTAACAAATCTTCCGGTCGTTCGTAACCTGTAAGATTAAAGGCAACACCAATGCTAGCGCTAGTATCGATCGTATGTCCGCCGAAGTGAAAAGGTAAATTTAATTCTCGTTGAATGCGCTCGGCAACATGTACGGCATCATTCGTATTTTTAATATTTTCTAGTAAGATAGTAAATTCGTCTCCTCCTAACCTGGCTACTAAGTCGTCTGGGCGCAGACAAGCTTGCAGACGATGTGAAATTGCAATTAACAAGCGATCGCCAATTGCATGTCCTAGAGTATCGTTAACTGATTTAAACCGATCTAAATCAACAAATAAAACAGCTAATAAAGAATGTTCTTGTTGACTGCCATCGAGAGCGCTATCTAAACGTTGCATGAATAAAGTACGGTTAGCCAATCCAGTTAAAGGATCGTGCGAAGCTTGATGCATCAGTTTTTTCTCGGTGATGTGACACGCGAGAATTTCGGCGCGGAGTTGCTGATTGACTTCTGCCAATTCTCCAGTCCGTTCGCGAATTCTGTTTTCTACTTCGTCGTAGGCTGACTGTAAGGCAACTTGCGATCGTTGTCGTTCCCAAGCTGATAATGCCAAAGCAACTAAATTCGCGATCGAAGCTGTAAAATTTTGTTCTTCAATTAACCATTGGCGTGATGTTTTCTTGTGTCCGTGGCAGACAATACCTACAATCCTACCATTGAGGTAAATTGGTGCGTTCACCATTGCGCCAATTCCAAGTTTTACCAAAAATCGCTCTGCCATTTTTTTGGTTTTGGGTTCGGTGCGTACATCTGCTGTTGCTAATGCTCGCTCTTGACGCAAGGCTTTAAAGTAACCAGGATAATCTGACGCTTGCCACTCCATCCCTGTTGTATACGCAGCAGTACTGCATTGATATAGAGCCGCACACTGTAATTTTCTGCCTCCAGGACTATACACCCACACGCTGGCATACTCCACCTCTAGAGTATCGGCTGCTGCTGCCGTAATTTCACGTAAACGAGCGTTGAGGTCGCTATTTTCTGCCGTTTGTCGCTTAGCTAGCTCGGTTAAAATCTTGCTGTATTTGTAATAGCGTTCTTCCCTCGCTCGTTGTTGATATTGGGAATCTGCTAAGGCTTGCAGCATATGATTAATTGCATCTGCTAAGCTTGATAGTTCATCTTTATTTGCTGCTATATTTTGGGATACTGCGTCTCCCGTGCTGAGACTGCGAACATTGCTGCTGAGGCTAGAAAGCCTTGAAAACACTAATCGATCGAGTAGCAGTAGCACGATCGCGCTCACGCTTACACTAACGACCAATAAGCATAAAAATAAGTAGCGAATGCTAGCTTGTCCTTGATGGTAGATATTTCTGGGCATTTTAACGCTCACAATGACAGCAGGTTGCCCGTAAATATCCCTAATCAGAGTATATCCAGCAATAGTTTCTTCGTTGAGAGGACGCACCAAAACTTTCTGCTGCAATAAAGCAGTCCTGGCTGCTTGGAGATCGGCAGGTAGGCGATCGTCATTAACTGCGTGTAGAGCAAAATCGAGATGAGTGC
This window of the Chroococcidiopsis thermalis PCC 7203 genome carries:
- the ruvC gene encoding crossover junction endodeoxyribonuclease RuvC yields the protein MEKRLEKRILGLDPGLAILGFGAICTPVGDPIATATSLKSAPIPTQAIATSVKLLDFGIIQTAAKNEIGSRLCTIYEDLHTILQEWQPDLVAIEKLFFYRMASTISVAQARGVLMLVLAQHNIPYIEFTPAQIKQALTGWGNADKRDVQLAVARELNLDYIPQPDDAADALAVALTAWFQV
- a CDS encoding gluconeogenesis factor YvcK family protein; this encodes MPFNTPKRILKYFRQDSRAVTPYRVNQWFKWLSPGLSIKRWLLISASGVCFVGLGLAIWIKLTPIFYAIQLVEGFLNKVTTILPSYISGPLVLLLGFLLILWGQSRTVGSITEVFRTDGDEELIDLLLNYRRLNRGPKIVVVGGGTGLSTLLRGLKTYSANITAVVTVADDGGSSGRLRREIGVLPPGDIRSCLAALASEEKLLTELFQYRFKAGDGLVGHSFGNLFLTAMSDITGDLEQAIAASSKVLAVRGQVLPATLSDMRLWAELADGRRIEGESNITHAKGSIIRLGCTPTNPPALPKALQAIEEADFIVIGPGSLYTSIIPNLLVPEIAAAIAKRCQKGNPPIPCIYVCNIMTQPGETQGYSVADHIRAIDRACGRHLFSAVLVQKQSPSETSLIRYAQENSHPVFLDREEVAQLKRRIILANVMDEDEQGLVRHNPQRLAGVLFRWYSRASKMRG
- a CDS encoding bifunctional alanine racemase/tRNA (adenosine(37)-N6)-threonylcarbamoyltransferase complex ATPase subunit type 1 TsaE; this translates as MRETIVLSLTNAAATRSLGVNLGRCLPAGSTILLEGDLGSGKTTLVQGIGAGLGIHEPIQSPTFTLISEYLEGRIPLYHFDLYRLEPTEITELQPEIYWEGIEFAPGIVAIEWAEKLDYKPLDYLLIRLMHRGDRDRIVELTCIGNFQLDYAFIT
- a CDS encoding LysE family transporter, giving the protein MPLLPELIAVAVLQFLVIIAPGADFVVICRNSLVYSRRTGIYSALGLTLGILVHASYSLIGIGFIISRSIVLFALIKYLGAAYLIYLGYKSLIAKPQRQLDRQSRRSQTSQDLSKLAAVRMGFVNNILNPKVTLFFLSLFTQVINPLTPIPVQIWYGLQMGIMTFTWYTLVALVMSHPILKEKLLSVTHYLEKAMGAVLIALGIRVALSGVEK
- a CDS encoding diguanylate cyclase domain-containing protein — protein: MRLRQKILPIVGTTIVSLVTVLYTTSSTVLLGSFIQLEQQETRARVERVQKALDEEIFRVNLIATDWAEWDETYVFFDNSNQSYIDNNVDNLSLTNVQLNLVAFVNSSGEIVYGKFSEPTCQKCLPVGSDLQQHLASKELLRGDNAIAGLILLQRTPILIAVRPIRKTERSKSSHGVLILGRYLNRDAIARISERTHLDFALHAVNDDRLPADLQAARTALLQQKVLVRPLNEETIAGYTLIRDIYGQPAVIVSVKMPRNIYHQGQASIRYLFLCLLVVSVSVSAIVLLLLDRLVFSRLSSLSSNVRSLSTGDAVSQNIAANKDELSSLADAINHMLQALADSQYQQRAREERYYKYSKILTELAKRQTAENSDLNARLREITAAAADTLEVEYASVWVYSPGGRKLQCAALYQCSTAAYTTGMEWQASDYPGYFKALRQERALATADVRTEPKTKKMAERFLVKLGIGAMVNAPIYLNGRIVGIVCHGHKKTSRQWLIEEQNFTASIANLVALALSAWERQRSQVALQSAYDEVENRIRERTGELAEVNQQLRAEILACHITEKKLMHQASHDPLTGLANRTLFMQRLDSALDGSQQEHSLLAVLFVDLDRFKSVNDTLGHAIGDRLLIAISHRLQACLRPDDLVARLGGDEFTILLENIKNTNDAVHVAERIQRELNLPFHFGGHTIDTSASIGVAFNLTGYERPEDLLHKADLTMYRAKTTGKGRYEICDRNPVEQSARR